A stretch of Pristiophorus japonicus isolate sPriJap1 chromosome 10, sPriJap1.hap1, whole genome shotgun sequence DNA encodes these proteins:
- the ccna1 gene encoding cyclin-A1 — MEPDLSRARSSKSSHIFAAGRLLCIKLAAMYRNSSAGVVKRNANQENICFVPQNGPVIQKQRTVLGVLNENDQQKPSLCQGPPKPYGIVALGTDNGFTPAKSSTTFPECPASFVSNPNFSIYMEDEVQDEVEVTECNLTSELETKLGEVGSISKTADDYCLFLDLSEVSPMLVDSTIRSQHSHEDSVVHVDYLAVEEYAEDIYRYLREAEDKYRPKFGYMKKQPDITHSMRSILVDWLVEVGEEYSLQTETLYLAVNYLDRFLSCMSVLRGKLQLVGTAAMLVASKYEEIYPPEIDEFVYITDDTYTKKQLLRMEHFLLKVLSFDMTVPTVNQFLTQFLKEEGTGGQMGTLAMYIAELSLLEADVCLKYIPSLMAAAAYCLANYTINKAFWPESLAAFTGYSLVDIAPCLNELHKTFLQAKFQPQQAIMEKYKSSKYLRISFIEPPAMLPLHGLLSSAIEG; from the exons ATGGAACCGGA TTTGAGCCGGGCAAGGAGCAGCAAGTCAAGCCATATTTTTGCTGCTGGTCGTCTTCTTTGTATTAAATTGGCAGCTATGTACAGGAATAGCTCTGCTGGGGTTGTAAAGCGCAACGCTAATCAGGAGAATATTTGTTTCGTCCCACAAAATGGTCCAGTTATTCAAAAACAAAGGACTGTTTTGGGGGTGTTGAATGAAAATGATCAGCAGAAGCCTTCACTTTGTCAG GGTCCTCCGAAACCCTATGGTATCGTGGCACTGGGCACAGACAATGGCTTCACTCCGGCAAAAAGCAGCACTACGTTTCCTGAATGTCCGGCTTCTTTTGTGTCCAACCCGAACTTCAGCATTTACATGGAGGATGAAGTCCAGGATGAGGTAGAAGTCACCGAATGTAACCTGACCTCCGAACTGGAGACTAAACTTGGAGAGGTTGGTAGTATCTCCAAAACAGCGGATGATTATTGTTTGTTCCTGGACCTCAGTGAAG TTTCTCCTATGCTAGTAGATTCAACAATCCGTTCGCAGCATTCCCATGAGGATTCGGTTGTGCATGTAGATTATCTCGCTGTAGAAGAATATGCCGAGGACATTTATCGATACCTTCGCGAGGCAGAA GACAAGTATAGGCCAAAGTTTGGGTACATGAAGAAGCAGCCAGACATAACGCACAGTATGCGCTCCATCCTCGTGGACTGGCTTGTAGAAGTTGGTGAGGAGTACAGTCTGCAAACTGAAACTTTGTACTTGGCAGTAAACTACTTGGACAGATTCCTGTCGTGCATGTCGGTCCTGCGAGGAAAACTACAACTTGTAGGGACAGCAGCCATGCTAGTGGCATC GAAATATGAAGAAATATATCCCCCAGAAATAGATGAGTTTGTCTACATAACAGATGACACATATACAAAAAAGCAACTCTTGCGGATGGAGCACTTCCTACTCAAGGTTTTGAGCTTTGACATGACTGTCCCAACAGTTAACCAGTTCCTAACACAGTTTTTGAAGGAGGAAGGGACTGGTGGGCAAATGGGAACCCTAGCTATG TACATAGCTGAACTGAGTTTACTAGAAGCTGATGTATGTCTGAAGTACATACCCTCTCTGATGGCGGCAGCTGCATATTGTTTGGCAAACTACACTATCAACAAGGCTTTTTGG CCTGAATCTCTTGCTGCATTCACTGGTTACTCATTGGTTGATATTGCACCTTGTCTGAATGAATTGCACAAGACCTTTCTCCAAGCCAAATTCCAGCCACAGCAAGCCATTATGGAAAAATATAAGAGCTCCAA GTACCTGCGAATTTCTTTCATTGAACCCCCAGCAATGTTGCCTCTGCATGGACTTCTTTCCAGTGCAATTGAAGGATGA
- the LOC139274856 gene encoding serine-rich and transmembrane domain-containing protein 1, whose amino-acid sequence MSTADTAVDSFSGNSGNQTIDELYPTPINTAMDSSSSSHLSNVFVYVSIFLSLLAFLLLLLVIALQRLKNVIASSSSCPECTSNTGSSTINLEVCSLSSKTSGFSVLSS is encoded by the coding sequence ATGTCTACTGCTGACACAGCTGTTGATTCATTCAGCGGGAACTCTGGAAATCAGACAATTGATGAACTCTATCCAACACCCATCAACACAGCCATGGATTCATCATCTAGCAGCCACTTATCTAATGTCTTTGTATATGTGTCAATTTTCCTGAGTTTGCTGGCTTTTTTGCTTTTACTACTGGTCATTGCATTGCAGAGGCTTAAGAATGTCATTGCTTCCAGTTCCTCCTGTCCGGAATGCACCAGCAACACAGGGAGTTCTACCATCAATCTGGAAGTGTGTAGCCTTTCTTCCAAGACATCTGGTTTCTCAGTTCTCTCAAGCTAA